The Deltaproteobacteria bacterium region AGGTGCCGCGCCGCGCGGTCATCTTGAACGCCAGCTCGATGGTCTTGGCTGTGCTGATGACTTCGAAGGCGTAGTCCACTCCGCGTCCACCCGTGAGTTCCATCACCGCTTTGAACGCGTCATCCTGCGACGGGTTGACGAAATGGGTCGCGCCAAAGATTTTGGCGAAGTCGAGTTTGTTTTGCAGAAGGTCTATGGCGATAATCTGGCGCGCGCCGGCTAGCGCCGCGCCTTGAATGACGTTGAGTCCGACGCCGCCGCAGCCGATCACGGCGACGGTTGTTCCGGGCTGTACTTTAGCGGTGTTCAGCGCCGCGCCGACGCCGGTCATCGTTCCGCAACCAACGAAACACGCGCGATCGAGCGGCATGTCGTCGCGGATCTTGATAGCGCAGCTTTCCGGCACCACGGTCTCTTCGGCAAAGGACGCGAGAAACGCGAAGTGGAAAACTTCGGTCCCGTTTTTCGCCAAGCGCGTGGTGCCGTCCAGCAAGGTCCCGAGCTTCTTTGGGCGGGTCTCGCAGAGATGTGGGTTGCCCTCGGTGCAATAGTAGCAATGGCCGCATACTGGCGAGAAGGAGAGGACGACGTGGTCGCCTTCCTTGACCGACACTACCCCAGGGCCGACTTCGGTGACAATACCGGCGCCTTCGTGTCCGAGGATGATCGGTAACGGCATACGCATATCGCCAGTCATGACATGGAGGTCGCTGTGGCAGCAACCGTTGGCGGCGACTTTCACACGTACCTCGCCAGCTTTGGGCGGAGCGAGTTTAATGTCCTCGACGACTAAGGGCTTTCCAGGTTCATAGAGCACTGCGGCTTTCATGTGAGTCTCCTTATCTTAACGCGCACTTGATTTGTCAGCGAACGAATCCCGTAACACGTAATACGGAACGCGCGTTCCATCTAGTCCCCACCCAAGGTTGACAGCGCTGCCGTTGGAATGTCACACTACCCCCGACGACAGTGAGGAGGGACCTATGGCAGAAGCGGTGCTGCTCTCGAACCGGATTCACGCGGCGGCTGAGGACGATCCATTCGAGTTCTTTTACGAACGCGGGGTGACCGATGGTCTTCCTGTTGTTCCTCCCACAGAAGAGCGGGTGCAACGCATGCTGGCGGCGACCAACCGGGACCCGCAAGAACTGCTGGGCACGATCGGCCCTAACTACGGGCGCGCGACCGTCGAGAAAGTAGCGATTAACGCGGTGATGGCGGGCTGCCATCCCTCGTATTTCCCCACGGTGCTAGCAGTGGCCGAGGCGCTCAGCGATGAAAAGTTTAACGCTCATGCGCTGAATGTCACCACGTTTTCCGCTACACCGCTGACCATCATTAACGGCCCGGTGCGGCACGAGATCGGCGTCAATTGCGGGCACAACGCGTTGGGGCACGGCTTTCGCGCCAATGCCACCATCGGGCGCACGGTGCGTCTCTGCATCATCAACATCGGCGGGGCCAAGCCGCATTTCATTACCAAAGCCACCATGGGCCATCCCGCGCAATACACCTTCTGCGTCGGAGAGAACGAAGAAGAAAGCCCGTGGGAGCCGTTGCATGTCGAACTGGGGTTCCGTCCGGACCAGAGCACCGTCACTCTTTTTGGCGGACACTCTCCGTTGCAAATTAACGACCACGCCAGCCGCACGGCAGAGCAGCTCGCGCTCTCCATTGGCTGGACGAT contains the following coding sequences:
- a CDS encoding Zn-dependent alcohol dehydrogenase → MKAAVLYEPGKPLVVEDIKLAPPKAGEVRVKVAANGCCHSDLHVMTGDMRMPLPIILGHEGAGIVTEVGPGVVSVKEGDHVVLSFSPVCGHCYYCTEGNPHLCETRPKKLGTLLDGTTRLAKNGTEVFHFAFLASFAEETVVPESCAIKIRDDMPLDRACFVGCGTMTGVGAALNTAKVQPGTTVAVIGCGGVGLNVIQGAALAGARQIIAIDLLQNKLDFAKIFGATHFVNPSQDDAFKAVMELTGGRGVDYAFEVISTAKTIELAFKMTARRGTCTIVGVSPESARITLNPNIFTMMEKRLIGSFYGSTRPRIDMPRLVDLYLEKKIKIDELVSRTFPLEDVNEAYDLLKHGEVARSVVKFF